Proteins encoded together in one Triticum dicoccoides isolate Atlit2015 ecotype Zavitan chromosome 7B, WEW_v2.0, whole genome shotgun sequence window:
- the LOC119337537 gene encoding splicing factor ESS-2 homolog, producing the protein MLRSPGHSPRQLTPSPSPASSTPRPASPTPSSASASASTLATTSSKRRRPEVLDEDSYVVAIERIIERDFFPDLPRLRDRLDWLQAVRSRDPLLLRDAQLKILDRRRRLQRNGPLPTPTPATSTALRSPSFLATPAVAPSTAGDPEEEDEDVSAALSLDDFFRRYTSEDNESFSRILEKVNHRRRERYAHLLEPGEVADKQLLEDAKRDRITDGYGTSGQPPSTLEGAKFTAKNLLMYHPADRGEAPLTDEELAVRLKGLTKEIDKSNTRLHGKALAEDGRPKEEEAAAILYALVAGSTPGGMAYNDPDKGKKYDLEDLRKTPNPFYIESGKKADNGYSFVKTPSPAPGVDESPFMTWGEIDGTPLRLDPDETPGGSERSHFKIPPPPVRDVKAHLLSRDAAKKIKARTHMFHKPPLPSPVRGGSASPRNLSPAAQKFVRNAIAKSTRTIDESLRASYRGSTPSAGTPKTRFSTDPGLGSRSPSARKGSTPPW; encoded by the coding sequence ATGCTCCGCTCTCCCGGCCACTCCCCTCGCCAGCTCACCCCGTCGCCCTCCCCCGCCTCGTCCACCCCTCGCCCCGCCTCCCCCACCCcgtcctccgcctccgcctcggcgTCCACCctcgccaccacctcctccaagcgACGCCGCCCGGAGGTGCTCGACGAGGACAGCTACGTCGTCGCCATCGAGCGCATCATCGAgcgcgacttcttccccgacctcccgCGCCTCCGCGACCGCCTCGACTGGCTCCAGGCCGTGCGCTCCCGGGACCCGCTCCTCCTCCGCGACGCCCAGCTCAAGAtcctcgaccgccgccgccgtctccagcGCAACGGGCCCCTCCCCACCCCGACGCCCGCCACCTCCACCGCGCTCCGCTCACCGTCCTTCCTCGCGACCCCTGCCGTCGCCCCCTCCACCGCAGGCGaccccgaggaggaggacgaggacgtctCTGCCGCGCTCTCGCTTGACGACTTCTTCCGCCGCTACACCAGTGAGGACAACGAGTCCTTCTCGCGCATCCTCGAGAAGGTCAACCACCGCCGCCGCGAGCGCTATGCCCACCTCCTGGAGCCTGGCGAGGTGGCGGATAAACAGTTGTTGGAGGATGCTAAGCGCGACAGAATAACTGATGGTTATGGTACATCTGGGCAGCCACCAAGCACGTTGGAGGGTGCCAAGTTTACGGCCAAGAACCTTCTCATGTACCACCCGGCCGACCGAGGGGAAGCGCCGCTCACTGATGAGGAGCTTGCCGTGCGGCTAAAGGGGCTCACCAAGGAGATCGACAAGTCAAACACCAGGTTACatgggaaggctcttgctgaagacGGGAGACCcaaagaggaggaggcagccgccaTACTGTATGCTCTAGTTGCAGGATCCACTCCTGGAGGAATGGCGTACAATGATCCCGACAAAGGAAAGAAGTATGATTTGGAGGATCTAAGGAAGACACCAAACCCGTTTTACATTGAATCAGGGAAGAAAGCAGACAATGGGTACAGTTTTGTGAAGACACCATCGCCAGCACCTGGTGTGGACGAGTCTCCGTTCATGACATGGGGTGAGATTGATGGAACACCACTGAGGTTGGATCCTGACGAGACACCAGGGGGTAGTGAGAGGTCACATTTCAAGATCCCACCTCCACCTGTACGAGATGTGAAGGCACACCTGCTGTCCAGGGATGCTGCGAAGAAGATAAAGGCACGGACACATATGTTTCACAAGCCACCACTGCCATCGCCTGTGAGAGGAGGCAGTGCAAGCCCCAGGAATCTGTCTCCTGCAGCACAGAAGTTTGTGAGGAATGCCATTGCAAAATCCACACGAACCATTGATGAGTCTCTCCGTGCAAGTTACAGAGGGTCGACCCCATCTGCAGGCACCCCGAAGACAAGGTTTTCAACGGACCCAGGCTTGGGATCACGGTCTCCTTCGGCGAGAAAGGGTTCCACCCCTCCGTGGTGA